The following is a genomic window from Oscillospiraceae bacterium.
CACCTCGGGCTGAGGCTTTTTTGCGGGCTTCTTTTCTTCCAAAGCGACATCTTCATCGCAATCCATTTTGAATTTTTTGGCAAAATTTTCTTTTATTTTTTTCTTTTCTTCATCTGAAATCGAAGAAAGCGGTTTTTCACCTTCATTGCCGTTTTTCTTGCCCGATTCCCATTCGGTGCCGTAGCTTTTACGTATACAATTTCTTATTCTTTCGTTGGGAACGGCAAATATGACCTCGAGAAGCAGCTCGGGGGTAAGGCAGGGATGCTTTTTTTCAACCGCTTTTTCGGTTGCTTCCTTCAATTTACGCTTCATATACAATTCATCCAGGAATCCCGTAGATTTGGGGTCGGACACATACTCATTGAGTATGTCGGAAGCAACATCCATGTCTATTCCGTTTTTAATGAATATTTCCTTAAAGATTGTTATTATCGCCGTTTCTTTCGTTCCGGTACTTTCCTGCACCGTTTTTATTACCGCCAGAAGAAACCGCTCCACCGTGAGAATTCCCAAAGTATTGTTGCCTATAAACTTTGAGTAAGACAGCAACGAATCCAGCAAAGCACTGTTTTTTATTTCAGCCATTATTAAATATCCCCTTTTGAATCATTTTTTTCTATTTTATATCCCAGTGCGATTATAAGCTTCAGCGTCCCGATTGCCGTTATGCGGTCGTATTCCTTTTCTGATTCGGGAAGCTCATTATACGGCACAAGGCAGGGTGTGGTCTTTTTTATGTCGTCCCTTTTTTCGCCTAATGTCCAGCCCTCGGCAATACGCGCCTTTGCCCAGGTTTCATGAACATTTTCGGCTATTTTTTCCGTAAGCTCAATAAGCTCGCGGTCAAGACTTATATTATCTGTATTTATGGGTTTTGGTGTATACATATTTTCTCCGTTATTATAGAATTCTGAAAATGCTTCTTATGCGACAGGCAATTCAAATTTTATTTATCATCAGTAGAAAAGTCCCAGCGAATTAAGAATGAATATCCATCCGAAAAGAGTAACAAGGCAGAAGGCAGAGGTCAATACCACCGCTTGCGCCGCCAGCTTTTCGTCACCGCCCATCTGCTGTGCCATAGTGAATGATGAAACGGCAACAGGCGAGCCGAAGGTGACCAGCAGGCACACAAGAGGCTCTCCGCGAAAGCCCATAAGCACCGCCGCCGTAAGAGCTATAACGGGAACTATGATAAGCCTTGCCGAAAGAATTATAAGGTTTTCTTTTTCGTATCCCTTTATGCTTGAAAAAGTGAAGCTTGCACCCAGTGTTATTATGGCAAGAGGGGTTGCAGCCTTTGAAATATCGCTCACCGACTTTTCAATAAGCTGAGGCATTTTCAAGCCGGTTGCAAAAAACAATACACCGATAAGACAGCCTATTATAAGAGGGTTGGTAATAATTCCTTTGATGAGCTTTTTGAAATTTACATTTCCGTCGCGGAAACGTTCCAGGCAAACCACTGCAAGCACATTGAAGGTGGGCACAACTATCGCAACCATAAGCGAGGTAAGACCCGTGGTTTTATCCGAGCAGATATAGTCCGCAAGAGGCACACCGAGAATTGCAAAGTTAGAGCGGAAAAAGCCCTGAAGCATAACGCCGCGTCGGGTATTGTCCTTTGTTACTGATTTGACGAAGAAATAGCCCGCCGTAAACACGGCTATAACGCATATTTCGGTAAAAACAATGAGCTTTATGTCAAACACATCGCCCGACTCTGTTTTATAGATATTATAAAACAGCAGTACCGGCAAAAACACCTTGAATACAAGCTTATTTATGCCGTCAAAAACCTTTTGGTCGGCTACTTTAAGATTTTTAAGCACATAGCCTACCAGCATAAGTATGAATATGGGCATTATAGAGTCAAATGACAACTTGAGACTTTCCATAAATTCTCCTTAAATCCGTTAAAGTACAACAACAAACAAAAGATACATAAGAGGTATTGTTATGACCGCCAGTGTGTGAGATATCATGGTCATGGCGGCACCTGTTTTGGTATCTCCGCCGTATGCCGCAGGGTATACAATGGTGTTCATTCCCAGCGGTGTTGCAAAAGCAACAAGCGCCAGTGAAACGATTTCGTCATTTGTTCCCAAAAGCTTCAGTATTGAAACTATAACGGCAGGAATGACTATAAGTCTTGCTGCTGTAACAATATAGACTTTTTTATTGACAAACAGACTTTTGAACTCATATCCGCCGATAACAACACCTGCCAGCACCATAGCAACAGGGCCCATACAGCTTCCCGCGTTGGAAAACGCCGTAAGCAAAAATTCCGGCACAAAGCGTTTTAAATTGAGAAGTCCGAAAGCGACACCCACAACAAGCGCCAGCATTGGAGGTGCAAGAAATCCCTTCATGATGTTTTTTATAACACCTGCATTCTGTTCCTTGGGAATGAGTATGTAAAGTCCCCAACTGCTGCAAATTATACCTACTATCAGGGTAAACATGGAGTATTTGAAAAACATTTCGCTTCCCCATACACCCAGTACAATAAAGTTACCCATAAATCCGTAGTTGCCGAAGGTAAGTGCATATTTATAGATATTACGCTGATAGGCAAGCTCGGCACTTTCACGGTGGCGTCTGACAAACAATGCAGACAGCGGGTACGCCGCGGCGACAGCCACAGCCACTACAACAGCGCCGTACAGAATCAGCTTGGAGTTTTCTTTAAAGGTTTCAACGGTACAGTTAGTCATCTGATTATGCAGGCTTAGTGCAGGAACAAATATGTAGGTCTCCAGACGCGACATGGTGACATAAGCATTGGAGGGAAGTATATTACTCTTTCTGAGCACAATTCCCAGCACAATAAAAGTGAACATCAACAGCATCTGATTGAGCGTCAAACCAAAAATTTCCATTTATCTGACCTCGCAATTTTTTATTTGTGTGTTATTCTTTATATATCATGTCGTCGGTACCCAGATTTTCAAGTACCGGCAGCATCCCACGCGCCTCGGATTTTGCAGTTTCGAGGTCATGCTCAAGGTAATTTCCGCATTCAATTTTTGTATTTCCCGGAATTTCACCTTCATAATTCGCCGTGAAGCTAAAGGCGTCCTTCACCAGCTCAAGTGCATCGGCACGGCTGACTGTATCGCGGAGCAAAAGATAAAAGCCCGTTCTGCAGCCCATTGGACCGAAGTATATCACACTTTCGCCGAAACGGCTGTTTCTCACGTATGTTGCAAATATATGCTCCATGGTATGCATGGAGCCGTTGGTCAGGTAATCCCCTCCGTTGGGCTTCTTCACACGGATATCGTATGTTACAACATCGCCGTCGATGCGTGAAATATACACGCCTCTTTCAAGAATATCGTGGTTGACCTTAAAGCTTTCGATTTTTTTCATCGTTTTTTCCTTACCTTATGTAAATCTTAAAATTATCTGTTTTATAGCCATCAAAGGCTCCCTGCGCCTCCACGCGGACAGTATGCAGTCGGCCCTCCTTTTTAAAGGCACGCAACACCTCATACACTGCTACCGACGACTGTGGAACACTGTCCTTATCCCATATATCATCACAAGCATCAATTGCATCCTGAACAGCGACAGGATCACTTTGTCTGCCTGTCAGAAATTCTTCCAGACGTACATATACACGGTGCCATATATCCGGGGTAAGAGGTGCGATGCTCCGTATTGCAAGGGCGTGTGGCGAAAGCTTATAACCGCCTTCAAACACTTCTACCGTTGATGCCGGCGGAAGGGATTCGATAATTCTGAACTTCACATCCTCGGGAAATGCCAGTGCAGTGGTCGCAAGATAGGTATCTCCATCCTCGGAAATGCCTATCATCATGGGAAAATTAATGCGGGTAACAAAAATTCTGTCCGGAATCTGTTGGCGCATCACCAGCCCAACCACCTCGGACGGAATATATGAAAATGAACAGCTCATAGCCTCGTCGGTTGCCATGCCGTTATTCACAAGACAGGATATGTGCTGACACGCAAGGTCGCTCATGTGTATTGCGGTACCATCCGAAAGGTGCGGGTAATTGCTGATAACACCCTCGGTTTTAGAAGAAAATACGTATCCTTTTTTCTCCAGCTCCAGAGCTAATTCACAGCGCTTTTTATCCGTTTCCTCGTTGAGAAAAACTCCTGCGGTGCCGTTGGCAATATACGAAAGAGTTCCGTCGGAGCTTACAAAGGGATGACCCCACCGTACATCTCCGCCTGATTTTGAACGGCTGTGAAGAAAACCCATATTCCCCTCAAATTTTATGCCGTCGGTTTCGTTGAGAAAATCAGCCATGTCACCCACTACCTTTACGCTGTTGAGCTTTTTGCCGTCATGGGTGGTAATGCCCGTATAATAACCACCGCCATAGCCTTCCTGTTTTTTCATCATTTCACACAGAATGGGTGCAGCTCTTCTTTTTCCTATATATCCAGCTATATTACACATACTTATCTCTCCCAAAGTCATACTTTTACCGATACATTATACAACATATAAAGCGAAAAATCAACATTAAAACACAAAAAAACAGGCTGTTGCCTGTTTTTTGCGTCAGTATTATACATCTTTTTTCTGTATATCCGTAACAGTGGGTCTGCCAATATAGTTAAGCCCGTATTTTTCAACCATCTCATAAGCTTTCTTAAGCGATTCGCCGTCAAATGCCGCATTCACATCATGGGCATCAAAGCCGAAAACCACAGGACATTTTTC
Proteins encoded in this region:
- a CDS encoding AEC family transporter, with the translated sequence MESLKLSFDSIMPIFILMLVGYVLKNLKVADQKVFDGINKLVFKVFLPVLLFYNIYKTESGDVFDIKLIVFTEICVIAVFTAGYFFVKSVTKDNTRRGVMLQGFFRSNFAILGVPLADYICSDKTTGLTSLMVAIVVPTFNVLAVVCLERFRDGNVNFKKLIKGIITNPLIIGCLIGVLFFATGLKMPQLIEKSVSDISKAATPLAIITLGASFTFSSIKGYEKENLIILSARLIIVPVIALTAAVLMGFRGEPLVCLLVTFGSPVAVSSFTMAQQMGGDEKLAAQAVVLTSAFCLVTLFGWIFILNSLGLFY
- a CDS encoding S-ribosylhomocysteine lyase — translated: MKKIESFKVNHDILERGVYISRIDGDVVTYDIRVKKPNGGDYLTNGSMHTMEHIFATYVRNSRFGESVIYFGPMGCRTGFYLLLRDTVSRADALELVKDAFSFTANYEGEIPGNTKIECGNYLEHDLETAKSEARGMLPVLENLGTDDMIYKE
- a CDS encoding Ryanodine receptor Ryr yields the protein MYTPKPINTDNISLDRELIELTEKIAENVHETWAKARIAEGWTLGEKRDDIKKTTPCLVPYNELPESEKEYDRITAIGTLKLIIALGYKIEKNDSKGDI